Proteins found in one Promicromonospora sukumoe genomic segment:
- a CDS encoding M15 family metallopeptidase, with product MTRRARREAEQNSQATRKVTSFDRLVTGAVPRASRPTSSVPAGQRMISRAAVVGTLAAATIAAPFVQAADQPGESPFDVEAPPTGPSVLDLVTQPVERPETSASVVRAEALARPASVASRSLDRSPLPQCDVNASVDGTNGGLSDHSLCELWQDGEYLRPDAAMSLSALNEAFRASFGRELCLVASYRDLSTQYELKASRGFYAASPGTSMHGWGLAIDLCSKETGDSDVFSWLWANAPSYGWQNPSWAQLGGSKYEPWHWEFVSGVVEKGEWQG from the coding sequence ATGACGAGGCGGGCCCGCCGCGAGGCGGAGCAGAACTCCCAGGCGACCCGCAAGGTCACGTCGTTCGACCGTCTGGTCACCGGCGCCGTCCCCCGGGCCTCCCGGCCGACGTCCTCGGTCCCGGCCGGGCAGCGGATGATCTCCCGGGCCGCCGTGGTCGGCACCCTCGCCGCCGCGACCATCGCCGCTCCGTTCGTGCAGGCGGCGGACCAGCCCGGCGAGTCCCCGTTTGACGTCGAGGCGCCGCCCACCGGGCCGTCGGTGCTGGACCTGGTCACGCAGCCCGTCGAGCGCCCGGAGACCTCCGCCTCCGTCGTCCGCGCCGAGGCCCTCGCCCGGCCCGCGTCCGTCGCGAGCCGCTCGCTGGACCGCAGCCCGCTGCCGCAGTGCGACGTCAACGCCTCCGTCGACGGCACCAACGGCGGCCTCTCGGACCACTCGCTGTGCGAGCTGTGGCAGGACGGGGAGTACCTCCGGCCCGACGCCGCGATGTCGCTCAGCGCGCTCAACGAGGCGTTCCGTGCGTCGTTCGGCCGCGAGCTGTGCCTGGTGGCCAGCTACCGCGACCTGAGCACGCAGTACGAGCTCAAGGCGTCGCGCGGCTTCTACGCCGCCTCCCCGGGCACCTCGATGCACGGCTGGGGCCTGGCGATCGACCTGTGCTCCAAGGAGACGGGCGACAGCGACGTCTTCTCGTGGCTCTGGGCCAACGCGCCGTCCTACGGCTGGCAGAACCCGTCGTGGGCGCAGCTCGGCGGCAGCAAGTACGAGCCGTGGCACTGGGAGTTCGTGTCCGGCGTCGTCGAGAAGGGCGAGTGGCAGGGCTGA
- a CDS encoding CYTH domain-containing protein, which produces MSDDLFDGPAAPDPDPDRGYADFEFERRFFVRDLPAELKDAPALIVQSYFLADDGYALRVRVQAGDVDADLTGETDPAELLRAHTSDIDFAAVTVKGPAVGGTRYEAERELDPRVGVELVRRGGAPIVKVRYAAWLGADGWSIDVFGGANHPLVVAECERSGPVTGLQIPDFCVTEITDDRRFSNESLAMEPYSAWAPSFAAELASEGPVFRQDFGPNTHLRL; this is translated from the coding sequence ATGAGCGACGACCTCTTCGACGGGCCGGCCGCCCCCGACCCCGATCCTGACCGCGGCTACGCAGACTTCGAGTTCGAGCGCCGCTTCTTCGTGCGCGACCTGCCGGCCGAGCTCAAGGACGCCCCGGCCCTCATCGTGCAGTCCTACTTCCTGGCCGACGACGGCTACGCGCTGCGGGTCCGCGTCCAGGCGGGCGACGTCGACGCCGACCTGACCGGCGAGACCGACCCGGCCGAGCTGCTCCGGGCGCACACGTCCGACATCGACTTCGCGGCCGTCACGGTCAAGGGGCCCGCCGTCGGCGGAACCCGGTACGAGGCGGAGCGCGAGCTGGACCCGCGGGTCGGCGTCGAGCTGGTCCGCCGGGGCGGCGCCCCGATCGTCAAGGTGCGCTACGCGGCGTGGCTCGGGGCCGACGGCTGGTCCATCGACGTCTTCGGCGGGGCCAACCACCCGCTGGTGGTCGCCGAGTGCGAGCGCTCCGGCCCGGTCACCGGCCTGCAGATCCCGGACTTCTGCGTCACGGAGATCACCGACGACCGCCGGTTCTCCAACGAGTCGCTCGCGATGGAGCCCTACAGCGCGTGGGCGCCGTCGTTCGCCGCGGAGCTCGCGAGCGAGGGACCGGTCTTCCGGCAGGACTTCGGGCCGAACACGCACCTGCGCCTCTGA
- a CDS encoding STM3941 family protein — translation MPDESVDFYPSRAHVLTLALATLALVVLCAVAARLGFDAAQTSGSSAALFVVSVSAMGVLVFTGLGLIVLRRLLLPTWPVLTLDDDGLTDWLPNLGVEQVLWSEVTGVREARLAFRRVLAVDVTDPRAVVVRQRTFVRRIAASLNASLVGTPVVLKPGSIATRPEELSAALTEFVAGRAPHAKPVA, via the coding sequence ATGCCCGACGAGTCCGTCGACTTCTATCCATCCCGCGCGCACGTCCTCACGCTCGCCCTCGCCACGCTCGCGCTGGTGGTGCTCTGCGCCGTCGCCGCCCGTCTCGGCTTCGACGCCGCGCAGACCAGCGGCTCGTCGGCCGCGCTGTTCGTCGTCTCGGTGAGCGCCATGGGTGTCCTGGTCTTCACCGGACTGGGGCTCATCGTGCTGCGCCGTCTGCTGCTGCCCACCTGGCCCGTGCTCACGCTCGACGACGACGGCCTCACCGACTGGCTGCCCAACCTCGGCGTCGAGCAGGTGCTCTGGTCCGAGGTCACGGGCGTCCGCGAGGCCCGGCTGGCCTTCCGGCGGGTGCTCGCCGTGGACGTCACGGACCCGCGGGCCGTCGTCGTCCGCCAGCGGACGTTCGTGCGGCGCATCGCCGCCTCGCTGAACGCGTCCCTCGTCGGCACGCCCGTGGTCCTCAAGCCCGGGAGCATCGCCACCCGCCCGGAGGAGCTGTCGGCCGCCCTGACCGAGTTCGTCGCCGGCCGGGCGCCCCACGCGAAGCCGGTTGCGTAG
- a CDS encoding sulfite exporter TauE/SafE family protein produces the protein MDPALDLTATVVIGGTIAALLMGLSKTGLPPLGAFGAAVIASVLPPVQAAGVALPLLIVGDLVAVSAYGRDVRWRILRGLLPSVTLGLIVGFAALRWAPPEVSARIVGALLLLAGLGDLVRQLAARRARRRPPAPASTPVPDGDSAPARPRLGERVIRAALGATAGVSTMIANAGGPPMSLYLLRAGISRAGLLGTVALFFLTVNVAKLPFSAGLGLVSPASLHVSLALLPGLVAGLVLGKLVAHRISGPVFSTVVLIATSVAGARLLLA, from the coding sequence ATGGACCCCGCACTGGACCTCACCGCCACGGTCGTCATCGGCGGCACGATCGCCGCCCTGCTCATGGGCCTCTCCAAGACCGGGCTCCCGCCGCTGGGCGCGTTCGGCGCGGCGGTCATCGCCTCGGTGCTCCCGCCCGTCCAGGCCGCGGGCGTCGCGCTCCCCCTGCTCATCGTCGGCGACCTGGTCGCCGTCAGCGCGTACGGCCGGGACGTCCGCTGGCGCATCCTGCGGGGCCTGCTCCCCAGCGTCACGCTCGGCCTGATCGTCGGCTTCGCGGCGCTGCGCTGGGCCCCGCCCGAGGTCAGCGCCCGGATCGTCGGCGCGCTGCTGCTCCTCGCCGGGCTCGGCGACCTGGTCCGGCAGCTCGCCGCGCGCCGCGCGCGCCGTCGTCCGCCAGCCCCGGCAAGTACGCCAGTGCCCGACGGCGACTCCGCCCCCGCCCGCCCTCGCCTCGGCGAGCGGGTCATCCGCGCCGCGCTCGGGGCCACGGCCGGGGTCTCGACCATGATCGCCAACGCTGGCGGCCCGCCCATGAGCCTCTACCTGCTGCGGGCCGGCATCTCGCGCGCCGGCCTGCTCGGCACCGTCGCGCTGTTCTTCCTCACCGTCAACGTGGCGAAGCTGCCGTTCAGCGCGGGACTGGGGCTGGTCTCCCCCGCGTCGCTGCACGTCTCGCTCGCCCTGCTGCCCGGACTGGTGGCAGGCCTGGTGCTCGGCAAGCTCGTGGCCCACCGCATCTCGGGCCCGGTGTTCAGCACCGTCGTGCTGATCGCCACGTCCGTGGCGGGCGCACGGCTCCTGCTCGCCTAG
- a CDS encoding TerC family protein — MIALIVVDFLITRRPHEVSMREALGWSAFYIALPLAFGGWIWATFGSSIGVQYLTGYLVEKSLSVDNLFVFMLLLSAFAVPAALQQRVLLLGIVGALVLRGVFIAVGAAVLANLSWAFLLFGAILLATAVKILRDQIKGDDHEINISELRSVKIIRRFMPVTDDYRGPALSVREGGKRMLTPLTVVVVAIFAADIVFAVDSVPAVYGITSDPYLVFATNAFALLGLRALYFVLQSALSKLVHLGYGLATILAFIGVKLVLHWAHGIWAGVPEIPTLASLGVIIGVLVIVTFTSLHATRDLDTEATADGAKVVGPDGSASTPAQTSGDEKAGEDQDASSGSRPGTH; from the coding sequence GTGATCGCTCTGATCGTCGTCGACTTCCTGATCACCAGGCGCCCCCACGAGGTCTCGATGCGCGAGGCCCTGGGTTGGAGCGCCTTCTACATCGCCCTGCCGCTCGCGTTCGGCGGCTGGATCTGGGCCACGTTCGGCTCGTCCATCGGCGTCCAGTACCTGACCGGATATCTGGTCGAGAAGTCGTTGTCCGTCGACAACCTCTTCGTGTTCATGCTGCTGCTCAGCGCCTTCGCGGTACCGGCGGCGCTGCAGCAGCGGGTCCTCCTGCTGGGCATCGTCGGAGCCCTGGTGCTCCGCGGCGTCTTCATCGCGGTGGGCGCGGCCGTCCTCGCCAACCTGAGCTGGGCCTTCCTGCTCTTCGGCGCGATCCTGCTGGCCACGGCGGTCAAGATCCTCCGCGACCAGATCAAGGGCGACGACCACGAGATCAACATCTCCGAGCTGCGGTCGGTCAAGATCATCCGCCGCTTCATGCCCGTCACGGACGACTACCGCGGCCCTGCCCTCTCGGTGCGCGAGGGCGGCAAGCGGATGCTCACGCCGCTGACGGTCGTGGTCGTCGCGATCTTCGCGGCCGACATCGTCTTCGCCGTCGACTCGGTGCCCGCCGTCTACGGCATCACCAGCGACCCGTACCTCGTGTTCGCCACCAACGCCTTCGCCCTGCTCGGCCTGCGCGCCCTGTACTTCGTGCTCCAGAGCGCGCTGAGCAAGCTGGTGCACCTCGGCTACGGCCTCGCGACGATCCTCGCCTTCATCGGCGTCAAGCTCGTGCTGCACTGGGCCCACGGCATCTGGGCCGGCGTCCCGGAGATCCCGACCCTCGCCTCGCTCGGCGTCATCATCGGCGTGCTGGTCATCGTGACCTTCACCAGCCTTCACGCGACCCGCGACCTCGACACCGAGGCCACAGCCGACGGCGCGAAGGTCGTCGGCCCGGACGGCTCGGCGAGCACCCCGGCGCAGACCTCGGGCGACGAGAAGGCCGGCGAGGACCAGGACGCCTCCAGCGGCTCCCGCCCCGGGACCCACTGA
- a CDS encoding SigE family RNA polymerase sigma factor, which yields MVSDDAAVLEDPRARVVTTGTAAERFTAFARDRSPELSRIAYLLCGDTHRAADLVQLALERTYRAWGRVGDGEPFAYARRVIATARIDSWRRTRKDVLVAPADLRPGAASDGTQLVVDRDALVGALRQLPAAQRRVVVLRYLLDRTEKQTAEDLGISVGAVKSGASRGLDRLRDVLGPEIGTPSTSRKEAQ from the coding sequence ATGGTGAGTGATGACGCGGCGGTCCTCGAAGACCCCCGTGCCCGGGTGGTGACCACCGGTACGGCGGCCGAGCGGTTCACGGCGTTCGCCAGGGACCGCTCGCCGGAGCTGTCCCGCATCGCGTACCTGCTGTGCGGCGACACGCACCGGGCCGCTGACCTGGTGCAGCTCGCCCTGGAACGGACCTACCGGGCCTGGGGCCGGGTGGGCGACGGCGAACCGTTCGCCTATGCGCGCAGGGTGATCGCGACGGCCCGGATCGACTCCTGGCGGCGCACCAGGAAGGACGTCCTGGTGGCGCCGGCGGACCTGCGGCCAGGAGCGGCGTCGGACGGCACGCAGCTCGTCGTCGACCGTGACGCGCTGGTAGGAGCGCTGCGGCAGCTGCCCGCCGCGCAGCGGCGCGTCGTCGTCCTGCGCTACCTGCTGGACCGGACGGAGAAGCAGACGGCCGAAGACCTGGGCATCTCCGTGGGAGCCGTGAAGTCCGGCGCCTCGCGCGGGCTCGACCGGCTTCGGGACGTCCTGGGACCAGAGATCGGCACACCCAGCACCTCGCGGAAGGAGGCGCAGTGA
- the argS gene encoding arginine--tRNA ligase: MTPTELSEALSAALAAAVADGTLALPADAVPASVHVERPRQREHGDWATNVALQLAKKAGTTPRALAEDLAARLGAAPGIKSVGVAGPGFLNITLDAAAAGELARTIVEAGSAYGRGEALTGQVINLEYISANPTGPLHIGHTRWAALGDSLARILRAAGAEVTAEYYINDAGAQMDRFGESVLARATDGEIPEGGYRGEYVKELAAKVLADHPELPGLPRDEAIAVARESGYAHQLAEIRDVLENFGVHFDVWFSERDLHSSGAVEKAVARLREQGHVFDQEGAVWLRTTDFTDDKDRVMIRANGEPTYFAADAAYYLSKKDRGFPGKIYLLGADHHGYINRLKAIAACAGDDPETNIEVLIGQLVNVGGAKLSKRAGNIIELRDLVEWIGSDAVRYSLARYPADTPLELQGEDMLKQTNDNPVFYVQYAHSRTVQIGTKAVERGVARADGFDPAQLSHASEAALIGRLTEFPRIVAQAAELREPHRVARYLEALAGDFHSWYNDDEKLRVTPYPDEEVTDAHRARLWLNDAVRTVLANGLDLLGVSAPERM, from the coding sequence GTGACCCCCACCGAGCTCTCCGAAGCGCTGAGCGCTGCCCTTGCCGCGGCCGTCGCCGACGGCACACTCGCACTGCCCGCCGACGCCGTCCCGGCGTCGGTCCACGTGGAGCGACCGAGGCAGCGAGAGCACGGGGACTGGGCCACGAACGTGGCCCTGCAGCTCGCGAAGAAGGCGGGCACCACGCCGCGCGCGCTCGCGGAGGACCTGGCGGCCCGCCTCGGCGCGGCCCCGGGCATCAAGTCCGTCGGCGTCGCCGGCCCGGGCTTCCTCAACATCACGCTCGACGCCGCCGCGGCGGGCGAGCTCGCCCGCACCATCGTCGAGGCCGGCTCGGCCTACGGCCGCGGTGAGGCCCTGACCGGCCAGGTCATCAACCTGGAGTACATCAGCGCCAACCCGACCGGCCCGCTGCACATCGGGCACACCCGCTGGGCCGCGCTGGGCGACTCGCTCGCGCGCATCCTGCGCGCCGCCGGTGCCGAGGTGACCGCCGAGTACTACATCAACGACGCGGGCGCCCAGATGGACCGCTTCGGCGAGTCCGTGCTGGCCCGCGCCACCGACGGCGAGATCCCCGAGGGTGGCTACCGCGGCGAGTACGTCAAGGAGCTCGCGGCCAAGGTGCTCGCGGACCACCCCGAGCTGCCCGGCCTGCCGCGCGACGAGGCCATCGCGGTCGCCCGCGAGTCGGGCTACGCCCACCAGCTCGCCGAGATCCGCGACGTGCTGGAGAACTTCGGCGTGCACTTCGACGTCTGGTTCTCCGAGCGCGACCTGCACAGCTCGGGCGCCGTCGAGAAGGCCGTGGCCCGGCTGCGCGAGCAGGGGCACGTCTTCGACCAGGAGGGCGCGGTCTGGCTGCGCACCACGGACTTCACGGACGACAAGGACCGCGTGATGATCCGGGCGAACGGCGAGCCCACCTACTTCGCCGCGGACGCCGCGTACTACCTGTCCAAGAAGGACCGCGGGTTCCCGGGCAAGATCTACCTGCTCGGCGCCGACCACCACGGCTACATCAACCGCCTCAAGGCCATCGCTGCCTGCGCGGGGGACGACCCGGAGACGAACATCGAGGTGCTCATCGGGCAGCTCGTGAACGTCGGCGGCGCCAAGCTGTCCAAGCGGGCCGGCAACATCATCGAGCTGCGCGACCTGGTCGAGTGGATCGGGTCGGACGCCGTCCGCTACTCGCTCGCGCGCTACCCCGCGGACACGCCGCTGGAGCTGCAGGGCGAGGACATGCTCAAGCAGACCAACGACAACCCGGTCTTCTACGTGCAGTACGCGCACAGCCGCACGGTGCAGATCGGCACCAAGGCCGTCGAGCGCGGCGTCGCGCGGGCCGACGGGTTCGACCCGGCGCAGCTCTCGCACGCCTCGGAGGCCGCGCTGATCGGGCGCCTCACCGAGTTCCCGCGGATCGTGGCGCAGGCCGCCGAGCTGCGCGAGCCGCACCGCGTGGCCCGCTACCTGGAGGCCCTCGCCGGTGACTTCCACTCCTGGTACAACGACGACGAGAAGCTGCGCGTCACGCCGTACCCCGACGAAGAGGTCACCGACGCGCACCGCGCCCGCCTGTGGCTGAACGACGCCGTCCGCACGGTCCTGGCCAACGGCCTCGACCTGCTGGGCGTGAGCGCCCCGGAGCGGATGTGA
- the lysA gene encoding diaminopimelate decarboxylase gives MTGAPWSTGVGRLPDGALTIAGVDVRGLAAEHGTPAYVLDEADFRMRAHAYRTAFETAFGAVGADVDVYYAGKALLTVAVARWAREEGLRVDTASSGELAVALRAEVPGAEIGLHGNNKSDAEILRALDAGVGRIIVDSLVEIERVAQLAAGRGVVAPVMVRVTTGVHAGGHEYIATAHEDQKFGLSVNAADGAESPAMAALLQVLKHPELKLLGIHSHIGSQILDPDGFEAAARVVLRLRADLSERSGVLVDEVDLGGGYGIAYLPGDVALDPERVAKDIAQSVAGVCQELGTSLPRFSIEPGRAIVGPAGLTLYTVGTVKPVTVSADGGADFTRTYVSVDGGMSDNIRPALYGAAYHAEIVGRSSAAETVLARVVGKHCESGDIVVHEVRLPADVRAGDLLAVAATGAYGRSMASNYNMLPRPPVVAVSDGASRVLVRRETEDDLLGLDQG, from the coding sequence GTGACCGGCGCGCCCTGGTCCACCGGGGTCGGCCGCCTGCCGGACGGCGCGCTGACGATCGCGGGCGTCGACGTCCGCGGCCTCGCGGCCGAGCACGGCACGCCCGCGTACGTCCTGGACGAGGCCGACTTCCGCATGCGGGCCCACGCCTACCGCACGGCGTTCGAGACCGCGTTCGGGGCCGTCGGCGCGGACGTGGACGTGTATTACGCCGGCAAGGCGCTGCTCACCGTGGCCGTCGCGCGCTGGGCGCGCGAGGAGGGCCTGCGGGTCGACACCGCCTCCAGCGGCGAGCTCGCCGTCGCGCTGCGCGCCGAGGTGCCGGGTGCCGAGATCGGGCTGCACGGCAACAACAAGTCCGACGCCGAGATCCTGCGCGCGCTGGACGCCGGGGTCGGCCGCATCATCGTCGACTCGCTGGTCGAGATCGAGCGGGTCGCGCAGCTCGCGGCGGGGCGCGGCGTCGTCGCGCCGGTGATGGTGCGCGTGACCACGGGTGTGCACGCCGGCGGGCACGAGTACATCGCGACGGCCCACGAGGACCAGAAGTTCGGCCTCTCGGTCAACGCCGCGGACGGGGCCGAGAGCCCCGCCATGGCCGCGCTGCTGCAGGTGCTCAAGCACCCCGAGCTGAAGCTGCTCGGCATCCACTCGCACATCGGCTCGCAGATCCTCGACCCCGACGGGTTCGAGGCCGCCGCGCGCGTGGTGCTGCGCCTGCGGGCCGACCTGTCCGAGCGCTCCGGCGTGCTCGTGGACGAGGTCGACCTCGGTGGCGGGTACGGCATCGCCTACCTGCCCGGGGACGTGGCCCTCGACCCGGAGCGGGTCGCCAAGGACATCGCGCAGTCGGTGGCCGGGGTGTGCCAGGAGCTGGGCACGAGCCTGCCGCGGTTCTCGATCGAGCCCGGCCGCGCGATCGTCGGCCCCGCCGGCCTCACGCTCTACACGGTCGGCACGGTCAAGCCCGTCACCGTCTCGGCCGACGGCGGCGCGGACTTCACGCGCACCTACGTGTCCGTCGACGGCGGCATGAGCGACAACATCCGCCCCGCGCTGTACGGCGCGGCGTACCACGCCGAGATCGTGGGCCGGTCGTCCGCGGCCGAGACCGTGCTGGCACGGGTGGTCGGCAAGCACTGCGAGTCCGGCGACATCGTGGTGCACGAGGTGCGGCTCCCGGCCGACGTGCGCGCGGGCGACCTGCTCGCCGTCGCCGCGACCGGCGCCTACGGGCGTTCCATGGCGTCCAACTACAACATGCTGCCCCGCCCGCCCGTGGTCGCGGTGTCCGACGGCGCCTCGCGCGTGCTGGTGCGCCGCGAGACCGAGGACGACCTGCTCGGCCTCGACCAGGGCTGA
- a CDS encoding D-alanyl-D-alanine carboxypeptidase family protein, translated as MTEEPNGAGSSGAGSSGPGSGGAAFFRDRRGPVRRAMTSRRTRNAWTGAVALAMTGGVLVSASASVPTSYPLPDGAAASAAPHARVLAHPAAASGADSPGAGTGAGVAAAEGVTVSQVLAVLDRAELTLRQSSSPSPGIAQAAAELGMLWTTYQAQQLALAEADRPLRVESAPTAGEAMAPDPADDVVQAAPVSRTVTAALRQSPAPKWDWPDDAPLPRTVSRDVEAVPESATGYVTFDEVAVAAIRLANLLDPSSPTALIDALPSTGPSLRQNLLETVAAYGGSTVGYANGRIPADVLCPLPFAPGHLLRCDAAERLTALSERFEEEFGYPIPLTDSYRSYAMQVAVKGTKPHLAAFPGTSNHGWGLAVDLGNPIAGGSSDEYVWLRLHAPDYGWDNPSWAQLGGAKPEPWHFEFFAAGSIPNRAIDPADVGTWTDSVGSDAASRPAGKSSSAAHPASDGSAGSGGKSSGSSGSEAGSGGSGAGGGSSAPEGTAPAKPEQPTPSEPEPSEPPAEEEPETPAGSGLVEDVVGGTVGLVGETVEGVVGGVVGGLLGGSSTNGAANQGG; from the coding sequence GTGACGGAAGAACCGAACGGTGCCGGATCGAGCGGTGCGGGATCGAGCGGGCCCGGGTCGGGCGGAGCGGCGTTCTTCCGCGACCGTCGCGGCCCGGTGCGACGGGCCATGACGAGCCGCCGGACGCGCAACGCCTGGACGGGTGCCGTCGCGCTGGCGATGACCGGCGGGGTGCTGGTCAGCGCGTCGGCGAGCGTGCCGACGTCGTATCCCCTGCCGGACGGCGCCGCCGCGTCCGCCGCGCCGCACGCGCGGGTGCTCGCGCATCCCGCCGCGGCCTCCGGCGCGGACTCCCCCGGCGCCGGCACCGGCGCCGGCGTGGCGGCCGCGGAAGGCGTCACGGTGAGCCAGGTGCTCGCCGTCCTGGACCGCGCCGAGCTGACACTGCGGCAGAGCTCGTCGCCCAGCCCGGGCATCGCGCAGGCGGCCGCCGAGCTCGGCATGCTCTGGACCACCTACCAGGCGCAGCAGCTCGCGCTGGCCGAGGCCGACCGGCCCCTACGTGTCGAGTCCGCGCCGACGGCGGGCGAGGCCATGGCGCCGGACCCGGCCGACGACGTGGTGCAGGCCGCCCCGGTGTCGCGGACCGTGACCGCCGCCCTCCGGCAGAGCCCGGCCCCGAAGTGGGACTGGCCCGATGACGCTCCCCTCCCCCGGACCGTGTCCCGGGACGTCGAGGCCGTCCCCGAGTCGGCCACCGGATACGTCACCTTCGACGAGGTGGCCGTGGCCGCGATTCGGCTGGCGAACCTGCTCGACCCGTCGTCGCCGACGGCGCTGATCGACGCGCTGCCGTCCACCGGGCCCTCGCTGCGCCAGAACCTGCTGGAGACCGTGGCCGCCTACGGCGGCTCCACCGTCGGGTACGCGAACGGGCGCATCCCCGCGGACGTGCTGTGCCCGCTGCCCTTCGCCCCGGGGCACCTGCTGCGCTGCGACGCGGCCGAGCGACTGACGGCCCTGAGCGAACGGTTCGAGGAGGAGTTCGGTTACCCGATCCCGCTCACCGACTCGTACCGCTCCTACGCGATGCAGGTCGCGGTCAAGGGCACGAAGCCGCACCTGGCGGCGTTCCCCGGCACGTCGAACCACGGCTGGGGCCTCGCCGTGGACCTCGGCAACCCGATCGCGGGCGGTTCGTCCGACGAGTACGTCTGGCTGCGCCTGCACGCTCCCGACTACGGCTGGGACAACCCGTCCTGGGCCCAGCTCGGCGGCGCCAAGCCCGAGCCGTGGCACTTCGAGTTCTTCGCGGCGGGCTCGATCCCGAACCGCGCCATCGACCCGGCCGACGTCGGGACGTGGACTGACTCTGTCGGCTCCGACGCCGCCTCGCGGCCGGCGGGGAAGTCGTCGTCCGCGGCGCATCCGGCCTCGGACGGCTCGGCTGGTTCCGGGGGCAAGAGCTCCGGGTCGAGCGGCTCGGAGGCGGGATCGGGCGGTTCCGGTGCCGGGGGCGGCTCGTCCGCTCCGGAGGGCACGGCGCCAGCAAAGCCCGAGCAGCCGACGCCGTCGGAACCCGAGCCGTCCGAGCCGCCGGCCGAGGAGGAGCCGGAGACCCCGGCGGGCTCCGGGCTGGTGGAGGACGTGGTGGGTGGCACCGTCGGACTCGTCGGTGAGACGGTCGAGGGTGTGGTCGGCGGCGTCGTCGGCGGCCTGCTCGGAGGCAGCAGCACGAACGGAGCCGCGAACCAGGGTGGGTGA